In one window of Brachyhypopomus gauderio isolate BG-103 chromosome 16, BGAUD_0.2, whole genome shotgun sequence DNA:
- the LOC143477495 gene encoding uncharacterized protein LOC143477495, whose product MSRMPEIGINTAEWSLPRHKGGTRSVRVRAGLLSLPGALRARWDKTAQRKSRRAEVRASPPRVWRLGLWSGTTERWIGEGVQPSLEKARRRSQHLKVGNGTGGTWHS is encoded by the exons ATGTCCAGAATGCCTGAAATCGGAATCAACACCGCTGAATGGAGCCTCCCCAGACACAAGG GGGGAACTCGGAGCGTCCGGGTCCGAGCGGGCCTGCTGTCTCTCCCCGGGGCCCTCAGAGCAAGATGGGACAAGACTGCCCAGAGGAAAAGCCGGCGTGCGGAAGTCAGGGCCTCACCCCCAAGAGTTTGGAGGTTGGGATTGTGGAGTGGGACAACAGAACGTTGGATAGGTGAG GGAGTGCAGCCATCGCTGGAGAAAGCTCGACGTCGGTCTCAGCACTTAAAAGTGGGCAACGGCACCGGCGGCACATGGCACAGCTAG
- the akap1b gene encoding A kinase (PRKA) anchor protein 1b: protein MPLRFRSFVPYTLPGVLVLIGWWWYISRKKGRVSTQDGEEAPAMGLLASPVEGSNGVVETGCPPAGTPHSRTCPDVRGFTEQGRAEQEVVAQVRAPVSREPLDPPLPPVEASGTTGHDRGSGMDPHHGSPESTRHKAPVSASTPTELAEKSSPRKRPEVIQCPAAGEAGDAASARKPVDDRLDKPEAGVKETAAVELARAERPEPEGEVAGEVLTVPFAESIQADLVKDGPSPTKDERSSAPATAQDLHARGGSCQPANAAVSTSHPTSAPTPDTDGPLETRHHENGDLRQPTETTGGVEELQRLAAGLITEVLSAATQEVMAVGGHGPSEAAGCSTPTLNGQAAARRQAQGASPSHADRLAARLAEDVANGCLPSSEWEKEKDERDGGPRAVVRAQLHSTPLLSRVQAHEAVTEDSGCSTGQSEDGTSGEDLVLLGASSPSTPLQSKEDLARISGISRSTEGRPDKRPESSISDLVALERPALTSEHVAAVSEAARLNGAGLRNGTSEAEADQSGGSDVNSMDSMDSCSTLGVGDGQQSGSQVSQSQSSELIVWEIEVPKPLVGRLIGKQGRYVSFLKQSSGAKIYISTLPYTQEFQICHLEGTQQQVDKALALIGKKFKDLDLTNLYAPPLPLSLPSLPMTSWLLLPNGVTVEVIVVNIVSAGHVFVQQHTHPTYHALRSLDQQMFLCYSQPGTPALPSPAEVGVICAAPAVEGAWWRAQVISFYKDSSEVEIRYVDYGGYDRVKIDTLRQIRSDFVTLPFQGTEVLLDNLAPLPGEDRFSTEANSALEEMTQGLPLLAQVTNYDNNTGLPLIQMWNMVGEELVLLNRTLAERGFATWVDSF from the exons ATGCCGCTGAGGTTTCGATCCTTTGTCCCGTACACGCTTCCTGGAGTGCTGGTGCTTATTGGCTGGTGGTGGTACATCTCACGCAAGAAAGGGCGCGTCTCCACCCAGGACGGTGAGGAGGCTCCGGCCATGGGCCTGCTGGCCTCCCCCGTAGAGGGCAGCAACGGCGTGGTGGAGACGGGCTGTCCGCCGGCCGGCACCCCGCACAGTCGGACCTGCCCGGACGTCCGTGGCTTCACGGAGCAGGGGCGTGCCGAGCAGGAGGTCGTGGCACAAGTTCGGGCACCGGTAAGCAGGGAGCCTCTGGACCCGCCGCTGCCCCCGGTGGAGGCGTCAGGAACGACAGGTCATGACAGAGGCTCGGGCATGGACCCTCACCACGGCAGCCCGGAGAGCACCAGGCACAAGGCGCCTGTCTCGGCCTCCACGCCGACGGAGCTGGCGGAGAAAAGCTCGCCTCGCAAGAGGCCAGAGGTCATTCAGTGTCCGGCGGCAGGAGAGGCGGGCGATGCCGCTTCGGCCAGGAAACCGGTGGACGACCGGCTCGATAAACCAGAGGCTGGAGTTAAGGAAACGGCGGCGGTGGAGCTAGCCAGGGCGGAGCGTCCGGAACCGGAGGGCGAGGTGGCCGGCGAGGTGCTGACGGTGCCCTTTGCTGAGTCCATCCAAGCAGACTTGGTGAAAGATGGGCCCTCGCCCACCAAAGACGAACGGTCCTCGGCCCCAGCCACGGCCCAGGACCTGCACGCTCGTGGTGGATCGTGCCAGCCCGCCAACGCCGCCGTGTCCACCTCGCACCCCACCTCCGCCCCCACACCTGACACGGACGGCCCCCTGGAGACCAGGCACCATGAGAACGGAGACCTGCGCCAGCCGACGGAGACCACCGGCGGCGTAGAGGAGCTCCAGCGCCTGGCGGCGGGGCTCATCACGGAGGTCCTCTCGGCCGCCACACAGGAGGTGATGGCGGTCGGCGGTCACGGCCCGTCGGAGGCGGCCGGCTGCAGCACGCCCACTTTGAACGGGCAGGCTGCCGCTAGACGACAGGCCCAGGGAGCCTCGCCGAGCCACGCGGACCGGCTCGCGGCTCGGCTGGCGGAGGACGTGGCCAACGGTTGCCTGCCATCTTCGGagtgggagaaggagaaggacgaGCGGGACGGGGGCCCGCGGGCGGTGGTCCGAGCCCAGCTGCACTCCACCCCGCTCCTCTCCAGGGTCCAGGCCCACGAGGCCGTGACCGAGGACTCCGGCTGCAGCACGGGTCAGTCGGAGGACGGGACCAGCGGCGAGGACCTGGTTCTCCTGGGCGCCAGCTCGCCCTCCACGCCGCTCCAGAGCAAAGAGGACCTCGCTCGCATTTCAGGGATCTCCAGGAGTACGGAGGGCAGGCCGGACAAACGGCCGGAGAGCTCGATCTCCGACCTCGTGGCCCTGGAGCGGCCGGCGCTGACTTCGGAGCATGTGGCGGCGGTCAGCGAGGCGGCCCGTCTGAACGGGGCCGGTCTCAGGAACGGAACCAGTGAGGCAGAGGCCGACCAATCAGGAG GTTCAGACGTCAACAGCATGGATTCGATGGACAGCTGCTCCACCTTGGGGGTGGGAGATGGTCAACAGAGTGGCAGCCAGGTCAGCCAATCGCAGAGCTCTGAGCTGATTGTATGGGAGATAGAGGTGCCAAAG CCTCTGGTTGGTAGATTGATTGGCAAACAGGGGAGATACGTGAGCTTCCTGAAGCAGAGCTCTGGAGCAAAGATCTACATATCAACCCTGCCTTACACTCAAGAGTTTCAGATCTGCCATTTAGAGG gcaCCCAGCAGCAGGTAGATAAAGCGCTGGCCTTGATCGGAAAGAAGTTTAAGGACTTGGACCTGACCAACCTGTACGCGCCACCGCTGCCCCTCTCCCTGCCCTCTCTGCCCATGACGTCCTGG cTCCTGCTTCCTAACGGCGTGACTGTGGAGGTGATCGTGGTGAACATCGTGTCGGCCGGCCACGTCTTCGTGCAGCAGCACACCCACCCCACGTACCACGCCCTGCGCAGTCTGGACCAGCAGATGTTTCTGTGCTACTCCCAGCCGGGCACCCCTGCCCTGCCCTCCCCAGCCGAGG TTGGTGTGATCTGCGCGGCACCTGCGGTGGAGGGAGCTTGGTGGAGGGCACAGGTCATCTCCTTCTACAAGGACTCCAGCGAAGTGGAGATCCGATACGTGGACTACGGCGGCTACGACAGAGTGAAGATCGATACCCTCCGCCAGATCAG GTCCGATTTTGTGACATTACCGTTCCAAGGGACGGAGGTGTTACTAGACAACCTCGCACCTCTACCTG GGGAGGATCGGTTTTCAACTGAAGCCAACTCTGCCTTGGAGGAGATGACACAAGGGTTACCTCTGCTTGCACAG GTCACAAACTATGACAATAACACAGGCCTTCCACTAATCCAGATGTGGAACATGGTTGGAGAAGAG CTGGTGCTGCTGAACCGTACCCTGGCGGAGCGAGGCTTTGCTACCTGGGTGGACAGCTTCTga